A window of the Streptomyces luomodiensis genome harbors these coding sequences:
- a CDS encoding NYN domain-containing protein: MDRCVVLVDAGYLLGAAASLLAGEPARSRISVDHATLIQGLRERAEAETERPLLRIYWFDGAPDRVPQPEHRRLRVMPRVTVRLGALTRSDGRWAQKGVDAAMHAELTELARNRACSDIVLVTGDGDLLPGLMSAKEHGVAVHLWAVQAADGDYNQSEDLVAEADERRVLDRAWITRAVRAKELPGPCAPVSEPRPEIAAILSAPLPETAAAAAAAAAAAPPGAGEAPPGRNGTARTGAGVTDPAAAPGRPAAAAPGAGPDTAAGGAGRGVPTPKDLADLGRGPAVPGGQAERQQAAGATLRWSSDKGWIDRGPGTGVGEPPETANLPMLAQLTSAEQRWADREEDITAVSGDPFEVGQVFARRWADRLADPGHLHQLSTEYPRIPHRIDGELLRYAARFGLLAHKDDQIDEHDRYAIRAGFWREIDVRSAAEHAPAGE; the protein is encoded by the coding sequence GTGGACCGCTGCGTCGTCCTGGTGGACGCCGGGTATCTGCTGGGCGCCGCCGCGAGCCTGCTGGCCGGGGAGCCCGCCCGGTCGCGTATTTCCGTTGACCACGCGACCCTCATCCAGGGCCTGCGGGAGCGGGCCGAGGCCGAGACCGAGCGTCCGCTGCTGCGCATCTACTGGTTCGACGGCGCCCCCGACCGCGTCCCGCAGCCCGAGCACCGGAGGCTGCGCGTGATGCCCCGGGTGACCGTCCGGCTGGGCGCGCTCACCCGCAGTGACGGCCGTTGGGCCCAGAAGGGCGTCGACGCCGCCATGCACGCCGAGCTCACCGAGCTCGCCCGCAACCGCGCCTGCTCCGACATCGTGCTCGTCACCGGCGACGGGGATCTGCTGCCCGGACTGATGTCGGCCAAGGAACACGGCGTCGCCGTCCACCTGTGGGCGGTCCAGGCCGCCGACGGCGACTACAACCAGTCCGAGGACCTCGTCGCCGAGGCCGATGAGCGGCGCGTCCTGGACCGTGCCTGGATCACCCGGGCGGTGCGCGCCAAGGAGCTTCCCGGGCCCTGCGCGCCCGTCTCCGAGCCGCGCCCGGAGATCGCGGCCATCCTCTCCGCCCCGCTGCCGGAGACGGCGGCGGCCGCCGCTGCCGCCGCCGCGGCCGCCCCGCCCGGCGCGGGCGAGGCGCCCCCCGGCCGCAACGGCACCGCCAGGACCGGCGCCGGGGTGACCGACCCGGCGGCCGCTCCCGGCCGTCCCGCCGCCGCGGCCCCCGGGGCGGGCCCGGACACCGCGGCAGGGGGCGCCGGCCGGGGCGTGCCCACCCCCAAGGACCTCGCCGACCTGGGCCGCGGCCCGGCCGTGCCCGGCGGCCAGGCGGAGCGGCAGCAGGCCGCCGGTGCCACCCTGCGCTGGTCCTCCGACAAGGGCTGGATCGACCGCGGCCCCGGCACCGGGGTGGGGGAGCCGCCGGAGACCGCCAACCTGCCCATGCTGGCCCAGCTCACCAGCGCCGAGCAGCGCTGGGCCGACCGCGAGGAGGACATCACCGCCGTCAGCGGCGATCCGTTCGAGGTCGGCCAGGTCTTCGCCCGCCGCTGGGCCGACCGGCTCGCCGATCCGGGCCATCTGCACCAGCTCTCCACCGAGTACCCCCGCATCCCGCACCGTATCGACGGCGAACTGCTGCGCTACGCGGCCCGCTTCGGGCTGCTGGCCCACAAGGACGACCAGATCGACGAGCACGACCGCTATGCGATCCGGGCGGGCTTCTGGCGTGAGATCGACGTCCGTTCGGCGGCGGAGCACGCACCGGCCGGGGAGTAG
- a CDS encoding ABC transporter ATP-binding protein yields the protein MRTGAKQATSGDVVCTVRGLVKTYPAARGRRGAPATPAVRASDGIDLDVVRGEVFGLLGPNGAGKSTLVRQLTGLLRPDEGRVRVLGHDLVRHPERAARLLGYLGQDSTALDELTVSLAAETTARLRGLDNRAARAERDAVIEELGLGGLAGRPLKKLSGGQRRLACVAAALVGERPLLVLDEPTTGMDPVARRAVWAAVDRRRAERGVTVLLVTHNVIEAETVLDRVAVLDRGRVIACDTPAGLKALVADEVRLELVWRTEPPLDVPGVAALRKAAEAARAADGALGRRWTLRLAPDDARAAVATVTGGPAFAALDDFTLATPSLEDVYLALGGRAEGAQGLVKA from the coding sequence GTGAGGACGGGCGCGAAACAGGCGACGAGCGGCGATGTGGTGTGCACCGTGCGCGGCCTGGTCAAGACCTATCCCGCGGCGCGTGGCCGGCGCGGCGCGCCCGCCACGCCCGCCGTCCGGGCCAGCGACGGCATCGACCTCGATGTGGTGCGCGGCGAGGTCTTCGGGCTGCTCGGGCCCAACGGCGCCGGCAAGTCCACCCTGGTACGGCAGCTCACCGGCCTGCTGCGGCCCGACGAGGGCAGGGTGCGGGTGCTCGGCCACGATCTGGTACGCCACCCCGAGCGCGCCGCCCGGCTGCTGGGCTATCTCGGCCAGGACTCGACCGCGCTGGACGAGCTGACCGTCTCCCTCGCCGCCGAGACCACCGCGCGGCTGCGCGGGCTGGACAACCGCGCGGCCCGCGCGGAGCGGGACGCGGTGATCGAGGAGCTGGGGCTCGGGGGACTCGCCGGGCGGCCGCTGAAGAAGCTCTCCGGCGGGCAGCGGCGGCTGGCCTGCGTCGCCGCCGCGCTGGTCGGGGAGCGGCCGCTGCTGGTGCTGGACGAGCCCACCACCGGGATGGACCCCGTGGCCCGGCGCGCCGTATGGGCGGCCGTGGACCGGCGGCGGGCCGAGCGGGGGGTCACGGTGCTGCTGGTCACCCACAACGTGATCGAGGCGGAAACGGTTCTGGACCGGGTCGCCGTGCTGGACCGCGGCCGGGTGATCGCCTGCGACACGCCCGCCGGGCTCAAGGCGCTGGTCGCCGACGAGGTGCGGCTGGAGCTGGTGTGGCGCACCGAGCCGCCGCTGGACGTGCCCGGGGTCGCCGCCCTGCGGAAGGCCGCCGAGGCGGCTCGGGCCGCGGACGGGGCCCTGGGGCGGCGCTGGACGCTGCGGCTCGCGCCGGACGACGCGCGCGCCGCCGTCGCCACCGTGACCGGTGGTCCCGCCTTCGCCGCGCTGGACGATTTCACTCTCGCCACGCCGAGCCTGGAGGATGTGTACCTCGCCCTGGGCGGCCGTGCGGAGGGCGCGCAGGGGCTGGTGAAGGCGTGA
- a CDS encoding DUF2252 domain-containing protein — MSTQQTQAEQRGEHILAVFDTAFGELLAADPAAFRVKFRKMAASAFAFYRGTACLFYADVERERAGGPYLDDRTSRVWIHGDLHAENFGTYMDANGRLIFNVNDFDEAYVGPFTWDLKRFAASVALIGYTKALSDEKITELVRTYAGAYRERIHALATGAKNDEVPPFTLETSEGPLLDALRDARSLTRFGLLDSMTEIRDFERRFSAGGGSIELDAATRYKVLAAFDGYLETLPESSLARPDSYRVKDVVGRRGIGIGSAGLPSYNILLEGNSDALENDVVIYMKQGQTPAVSRHITDEQVRSYFHHEGHRTVISQRALQAHADPWLGWTELDGAGQLVAEISPYAVDLDWSDIDDPAEIAAVVADLGRATAAMHAAADDQSGHSLVPFSTERAIDAVIAADEDGFADLLVDFAHSYGARARADHQIFVDLFRNGRIPGL; from the coding sequence ATGTCGACCCAGCAGACCCAGGCGGAACAGCGCGGCGAGCACATCCTCGCCGTTTTCGACACCGCCTTCGGCGAGCTGCTCGCCGCCGACCCGGCCGCCTTCCGCGTCAAGTTCCGGAAGATGGCCGCCTCGGCGTTCGCGTTCTACCGCGGCACCGCCTGCCTGTTCTACGCCGATGTGGAGCGGGAGCGCGCCGGCGGGCCGTACCTGGACGACCGCACCAGCCGGGTGTGGATCCACGGCGACCTCCACGCCGAGAACTTCGGCACCTACATGGACGCCAACGGCCGGCTGATCTTCAATGTGAACGACTTCGACGAGGCGTACGTCGGTCCCTTCACCTGGGACCTGAAGCGCTTCGCCGCCTCCGTGGCGCTCATCGGCTACACCAAGGCGCTCAGCGACGAGAAGATCACCGAGCTGGTGCGGACGTACGCCGGCGCGTACCGCGAGCGCATCCACGCCCTGGCCACCGGCGCCAAGAACGACGAGGTGCCACCCTTCACCCTGGAGACCTCGGAGGGTCCGCTGCTGGACGCGCTGCGCGACGCCCGCTCGCTGACCCGCTTCGGGCTGCTCGACTCGATGACCGAGATCCGCGACTTCGAGCGGCGCTTCTCGGCCGGCGGCGGGTCCATCGAGCTGGACGCGGCCACCCGCTACAAGGTCCTGGCCGCCTTCGACGGCTATCTGGAGACCCTCCCGGAGTCCAGTCTCGCGCGTCCGGACTCCTACCGCGTCAAGGACGTCGTGGGCCGCCGGGGCATCGGCATCGGCAGCGCCGGGCTCCCCTCGTACAACATCCTTCTGGAGGGCAACAGCGACGCCCTGGAGAACGATGTGGTGATCTACATGAAGCAGGGGCAGACCCCGGCGGTCTCCCGGCACATCACCGACGAACAGGTGCGGTCGTACTTCCACCACGAGGGCCACCGCACGGTGATCTCCCAGCGCGCGCTCCAGGCCCACGCCGACCCGTGGCTGGGCTGGACCGAGCTGGACGGGGCGGGGCAGCTGGTCGCCGAGATCTCGCCGTACGCGGTGGACCTCGACTGGTCCGACATCGACGACCCGGCCGAGATCGCGGCGGTCGTGGCCGACCTCGGACGGGCCACGGCCGCCATGCACGCGGCCGCCGACGACCAGAGCGGCCACTCGCTGGTGCCGTTCTCCACCGAGCGCGCCATCGACGCGGTGATCGCCGCCGACGAGGACGGCTTCGCCGATCTCCTGGTGGACTTCGCGCACTCCTACGGCGCCCGCGCCCGCGCCGACCACCAGATCTTCGTGGACCTCTTCCGCAACGGCCGCATCCCCGGCCTCTGA
- a CDS encoding thioredoxin domain-containing protein, with protein MWPGEQPPGGEQNPQRNPYQQPGYQQPGHPPPPAQPPGFPPAPPPPPGPVGAPGPADRQRRSGLTAVVAVTVAAAALAGVLVITDDDTGSKDSAADVVQGGSDGSTDADGSGGSQKLVTPAHSSGPSGTTVVIGEAGSGHTLDVYEDLRCPPCAAFEQGVGPTIAKDIKDGTYQVSFHFAAILDETMGGSGSANALSALGAALDVSTDAFLDYKAALMSSKNHPVESKDSYADDDYLLNVSQEVSALKTNASFRAAVREGTYDPWAKQMIADFDASGVNGTPTVELDGSPLQPNGSTPVTATEFTKAVNKQLKDG; from the coding sequence ATGTGGCCTGGAGAGCAGCCGCCGGGGGGCGAGCAGAATCCGCAGCGGAATCCGTACCAGCAGCCGGGGTACCAGCAGCCGGGCCATCCGCCGCCCCCTGCTCAGCCTCCGGGCTTCCCGCCCGCTCCCCCGCCGCCGCCCGGCCCGGTCGGCGCGCCCGGCCCGGCGGACCGGCAGCGCCGGAGCGGGCTCACGGCCGTCGTGGCGGTGACGGTGGCCGCCGCCGCGCTCGCGGGCGTTCTGGTGATCACGGACGACGACACGGGTTCGAAGGACTCCGCGGCCGATGTCGTCCAGGGCGGCTCCGACGGCTCCACGGACGCGGACGGCTCCGGGGGCTCGCAGAAGCTCGTCACGCCCGCCCACAGCTCCGGTCCGAGCGGCACCACCGTGGTGATCGGCGAGGCCGGCTCCGGGCACACCCTCGACGTCTACGAGGATCTTCGCTGCCCGCCGTGCGCCGCCTTCGAACAGGGGGTCGGGCCCACCATCGCCAAGGACATCAAGGACGGCACGTACCAGGTGTCGTTCCACTTCGCCGCCATCCTGGACGAGACCATGGGCGGCAGCGGCTCCGCGAACGCCCTGAGCGCCCTCGGGGCGGCGCTGGACGTGAGCACCGATGCCTTCCTCGACTACAAGGCCGCCCTGATGTCGTCGAAGAACCACCCCGTGGAGTCCAAGGACTCCTACGCCGACGACGACTATCTGCTGAACGTCTCCCAGGAGGTGTCCGCGCTCAAGACGAACGCCTCCTTCCGGGCGGCGGTGCGCGAGGGCACCTACGACCCCTGGGCGAAGCAGATGATCGCCGACTTCGACGCCTCCGGGGTGAACGGCACGCCCACCGTCGAGCTCGACGGCTCCCCGCTCCAGCCGAACGGCTCCACCCCGGTGACCGCGACGGAGTTCACGAAAGCGGTGAACAAGCAGCTCAAGGACGGATAG
- a CDS encoding mechanosensitive ion channel family protein has product MEDVLRPLVVIGGSLAITLFIGWAVDWLLRRADARHPETPLWDRLRRCRLPLQVTVCTALLGGSYDKTEAEVVHEHGTAIGRLLALVLIAAAAWLAVRVSSAIVESSYSRYASSAHDPARVRRVRTQVTLIQRVVAAIVGVVAASAMLLTFPTMRTVGTSMLASAGILGVVAGVAAQSTLGNLFAGLQIAFGDMVRIGDTVVVDGEWGTVEEITLTFLSVRTWDERRITMPVSYFTSKPFENWSRGGTQKVATVFFHLDHSAPVEEMRERLGEIVRKSPAWDGRDWNLVVTDTTPSTILVRALITARDPDDAWTVRCEVREKMITWLRDAHPYALPRIATAPAAQPPQTLLEGERGHERRGRHEHFARFEDGLRKDAQGPGRGY; this is encoded by the coding sequence ATGGAGGACGTGCTGCGTCCGCTCGTCGTCATCGGCGGCTCACTGGCCATCACGCTGTTCATCGGCTGGGCCGTCGACTGGCTGCTGCGACGGGCCGACGCCCGGCACCCGGAGACCCCCCTGTGGGACCGGCTGCGCCGCTGCCGGCTTCCGCTACAGGTGACCGTGTGCACGGCGCTGCTGGGCGGGTCGTACGACAAAACGGAGGCGGAGGTCGTCCACGAGCACGGGACGGCCATCGGCCGGCTGCTCGCACTGGTGCTGATCGCCGCGGCGGCCTGGCTCGCGGTGCGGGTCTCGTCGGCCATCGTGGAGTCCTCCTACTCCCGCTACGCCTCCAGCGCGCACGACCCCGCGCGGGTGCGCCGGGTGCGCACCCAGGTGACGTTGATCCAGCGGGTGGTGGCCGCGATCGTCGGCGTGGTGGCGGCCTCCGCGATGCTGCTGACCTTCCCGACGATGCGCACGGTCGGCACCTCCATGCTGGCCTCGGCCGGCATCCTCGGCGTCGTCGCCGGTGTCGCCGCCCAGTCCACGCTGGGGAACCTCTTCGCGGGGCTCCAGATCGCCTTCGGCGACATGGTGCGGATCGGCGACACGGTGGTCGTGGACGGCGAGTGGGGCACGGTCGAGGAGATCACGCTGACCTTCCTGTCCGTGCGGACCTGGGACGAGCGGCGGATCACCATGCCGGTCTCGTACTTCACCAGCAAGCCGTTCGAGAACTGGTCGCGCGGCGGCACCCAGAAGGTGGCCACGGTCTTCTTCCACCTCGACCACAGCGCGCCGGTCGAGGAGATGAGGGAGCGGCTGGGCGAGATCGTAAGGAAGTCCCCGGCCTGGGACGGCCGGGACTGGAACCTGGTGGTGACGGACACCACCCCGAGCACCATCCTGGTGCGGGCGCTCATCACGGCGCGGGACCCGGACGACGCGTGGACGGTGCGCTGCGAGGTGCGCGAGAAGATGATCACGTGGCTGCGGGACGCCCATCCCTACGCCCTGCCGCGCATCGCCACCGCCCCGGCCGCCCAGCCCCCGCAGACGCTCCTGGAAGGCGAGCGCGGCCATGAGCGCCGCGGCCGCCACGAACACTTCGCCCGCTTCGAGGACGGGCTGCGCAAGGACGCCCAGGGCCCGGGGCGGGGCTACTGA
- the dnaE gene encoding DNA polymerase III subunit alpha, with protein MTKPPFTHLHVHTQYSLLDGAARLKDMFKACNEMGMTHIAMTDHGNLHGAYDFYQQATGAGVTPIIGIEAYVAPESRRYKRRVQWGQPHQKRDDVSGSGGYTHKTIWAANKTGLHNLFRLSSDAYMEGYFVKWPRMDKETIAQWSEGLIASTGCPSGELQTRLRLGQFDEALKAASEYQDIFGKDRYFLELMDHGIEIERRVRDGLLEIGKKLGIPPLVTNDSHYTYSREAEAHDALLCVQTGKNLSDPDRFRFDGSGYYLKSTEEMYAIDSSDAWQQGCANTLLVAEQIDTTGWFEKRDLMPRFDVPEGYTEVTWFQEEVRKGMARRFPGGVPEDRQKLAEYEMDVIIQMGFPGYFLVVADFIMWAKNNGIAVGPGRGSAAGSIVSYAMGITDLDPVEHGLIFERFLNPERVSMPDVDIDFDERRRGEVIRYVTEKYGADKVAQIGTYGTIKAKNAIKDSARVLGYPYAMGDRITKAMPADVLGKGIPLSGITDSSHPRYSEAGEVRGMYENEPDVKKVIDTARGIEGLVRQMGVHAAGVIMSSETVTDHVPVFSPKNDGQVVTQWDYPTCESLGLLKMDFLGLRNLTIMDDAVKMVRANKGIDLKLLDLSLDDPKTFELLCRGDTLGVFQFDGGPMRSLLRMMKPDNFEDISAVSALYRPGPMGMNSHINYALRKNGQQEITPIHPELEEPLKEVLGITYGLIVYQEQVQKAAQVLAGYSLGQADLLRRAMGKKKPEVLEKEFVNFQKGAREKGYSDEAIQAVWDVLVPFAGYAFNKAHSSAYGLVTYWTAYLKANYPAEYMAALLTSVRDDKDKSAVYLNECRRMGIKVLPPNVNESEANFTAQGDDVILFGLTAVRNVGQNVVEAIIRGRKAKGKYASFPDYLDKVEAVVCNKRTTESLIKAGAFDEMGHTRKGLMAHYEALIDNVVAVKRKEAEGQFDLFGGLGGDGGDSDGPGFGLDVEFSDVEWDKAYLLAQEREMLGLYVSDHPLFGIEHVLNEKADAAIAALTGGEHADGAIVTIGGIISGLQRKMTKQGNAWAIATVEDLAGSIECMFFPATYQLVSTQLVEDAVVFVKGRLDKREDVPRLVAMELMVPDLSEASANAPVTITIPTVKVTPPLVEKLGEVLTHHRGSTEVRIKLQGARKTTVLRLDRHRVTPDPALFGDLKVLLGASCLAG; from the coding sequence GTGACGAAGCCGCCCTTCACGCACCTGCATGTCCACACCCAGTACTCGCTGCTGGACGGTGCGGCGCGGCTCAAGGACATGTTCAAGGCCTGCAATGAGATGGGCATGACCCACATCGCCATGACCGACCACGGCAACCTGCACGGCGCCTACGACTTCTACCAGCAGGCGACGGGCGCCGGGGTCACGCCGATCATCGGGATCGAGGCGTATGTGGCGCCCGAGTCGCGGCGCTACAAGCGGCGTGTGCAGTGGGGCCAGCCGCACCAGAAGCGCGATGACGTCTCCGGTTCCGGTGGTTACACCCACAAGACCATCTGGGCGGCGAACAAGACCGGTCTGCACAATCTTTTCCGGCTCTCCTCGGACGCCTATATGGAGGGCTATTTCGTCAAGTGGCCGCGGATGGACAAGGAGACCATCGCCCAGTGGTCCGAGGGCCTGATCGCCTCCACCGGCTGCCCCTCGGGCGAGCTGCAGACCCGGCTGCGGCTCGGCCAGTTCGACGAGGCCCTCAAGGCCGCCTCCGAGTACCAGGACATCTTCGGCAAGGACCGGTACTTCCTGGAGCTGATGGACCACGGCATCGAGATCGAGCGCCGGGTCCGCGACGGGCTGCTGGAGATCGGCAAGAAGCTGGGCATCCCGCCGCTGGTCACCAATGACTCGCACTACACGTACTCCCGTGAGGCGGAGGCGCACGACGCGCTGCTGTGCGTCCAGACCGGCAAGAACCTCTCCGACCCGGACCGCTTCCGCTTCGACGGCTCCGGCTACTACCTGAAGTCCACGGAGGAGATGTACGCCATCGACTCCTCCGACGCCTGGCAGCAGGGGTGCGCCAACACCCTGCTGGTCGCCGAGCAGATCGACACCACCGGGTGGTTCGAGAAGCGCGACCTGATGCCCCGGTTCGACGTCCCCGAGGGGTACACCGAGGTCACCTGGTTCCAGGAGGAGGTCCGCAAGGGGATGGCCCGCCGCTTCCCCGGCGGCGTCCCCGAGGACCGCCAGAAGCTCGCCGAGTACGAGATGGACGTCATCATCCAGATGGGGTTCCCGGGCTACTTCCTCGTGGTCGCCGACTTCATCATGTGGGCCAAGAACAACGGCATCGCGGTCGGCCCCGGCCGAGGCTCCGCGGCCGGTTCGATCGTCTCGTACGCGATGGGCATCACCGACCTCGACCCGGTCGAGCACGGGCTGATCTTCGAGCGGTTCCTCAACCCCGAGCGCGTGTCCATGCCCGATGTCGACATCGACTTCGACGAGCGTCGGCGCGGTGAGGTGATCCGGTACGTCACCGAGAAATACGGCGCCGACAAGGTCGCCCAGATCGGCACCTACGGCACCATCAAGGCCAAGAACGCCATCAAGGACTCGGCCCGTGTGCTGGGCTACCCGTACGCGATGGGCGACCGCATCACCAAGGCGATGCCCGCCGACGTCCTGGGCAAGGGCATCCCGCTCTCCGGCATCACCGACTCCAGCCACCCCCGCTACAGCGAGGCGGGCGAGGTGCGCGGAATGTACGAGAACGAGCCGGATGTCAAGAAGGTCATCGACACCGCCCGCGGTATCGAGGGCCTGGTGCGCCAGATGGGTGTGCACGCCGCCGGCGTGATCATGTCGAGCGAGACGGTGACCGACCACGTCCCGGTCTTCTCGCCGAAGAACGACGGCCAGGTCGTGACCCAGTGGGACTACCCCACCTGTGAGTCGCTGGGCCTGCTGAAGATGGACTTCCTGGGCCTGCGCAACCTCACCATCATGGACGACGCCGTCAAGATGGTGCGCGCCAACAAGGGCATCGATCTGAAGCTGCTCGATCTGTCCCTGGACGACCCCAAGACCTTCGAACTGCTCTGCCGCGGTGACACCCTCGGCGTCTTCCAGTTCGACGGCGGTCCCATGCGCTCCCTGCTGCGCATGATGAAGCCCGACAACTTCGAGGACATTTCCGCCGTCTCGGCCCTCTACCGGCCGGGTCCGATGGGCATGAACTCGCACATCAACTACGCGCTGCGGAAGAACGGGCAGCAGGAGATCACCCCGATCCACCCCGAGCTGGAGGAGCCGCTCAAGGAGGTCCTCGGCATCACCTACGGCCTCATCGTGTACCAGGAGCAGGTGCAGAAGGCCGCCCAGGTGCTCGCGGGCTACTCGCTCGGCCAGGCCGACCTGCTGCGCCGTGCGATGGGCAAGAAGAAGCCCGAGGTGCTGGAGAAGGAGTTCGTCAACTTCCAGAAGGGCGCCCGCGAGAAGGGGTACTCCGACGAGGCCATCCAGGCGGTGTGGGACGTGCTGGTCCCGTTCGCCGGATACGCGTTCAACAAGGCGCACTCCTCCGCGTACGGCCTGGTCACCTACTGGACCGCGTACCTCAAGGCCAACTACCCCGCCGAGTACATGGCGGCGCTGCTCACCTCGGTCCGTGACGACAAGGACAAGTCGGCGGTCTATCTGAACGAATGCCGCCGCATGGGCATCAAGGTGCTGCCGCCCAACGTCAATGAGTCCGAGGCCAACTTCACCGCCCAGGGTGATGATGTGATCCTCTTCGGTCTCACGGCGGTCCGGAACGTCGGTCAGAACGTGGTGGAAGCGATCATCCGCGGCCGTAAGGCCAAGGGGAAGTACGCCTCGTTCCCGGACTACCTGGACAAGGTCGAGGCGGTGGTCTGCAACAAGCGCACCACCGAATCGCTGATCAAGGCGGGCGCCTTCGACGAGATGGGCCACACCCGCAAGGGGCTGATGGCGCACTACGAGGCGCTGATCGACAATGTGGTCGCGGTGAAGCGCAAGGAGGCCGAGGGGCAGTTCGACCTCTTCGGCGGCCTGGGCGGCGACGGCGGGGACAGCGACGGGCCGGGCTTCGGGCTCGACGTCGAGTTCTCGGACGTCGAATGGGACAAGGCCTATCTGCTGGCCCAGGAGCGGGAGATGCTGGGCCTGTATGTCTCCGACCATCCGCTGTTCGGTATCGAGCATGTGCTGAACGAGAAGGCGGACGCCGCGATCGCCGCGCTCACCGGGGGCGAGCACGCCGACGGTGCGATCGTCACCATCGGCGGCATCATCTCCGGCCTCCAGCGCAAGATGACCAAACAGGGCAACGCCTGGGCCATCGCCACCGTGGAGGACCTGGCCGGCTCCATCGAGTGCATGTTCTTCCCCGCCACCTACCAGCTGGTCTCCACCCAGCTCGTGGAGGACGCGGTCGTCTTCGTCAAGGGCCGGCTGGACAAGCGCGAGGACGTGCCCCGGCTGGTCGCCATGGAGCTGATGGTTCCCGATCTGTCCGAGGCGTCGGCCAACGCGCCCGTGACGATCACCATTCCCACGGTCAAGGTCACCCCGCCGCTGGTCGAGAAGCTCGGCGAGGTGCTCACCCACCACCGCGGCTCCACCGAGGTGCGGATCAAGCTCCAGGGGGCCCGGAAGACCACCGTGCTGCGGCTCGACCGGCACCGCGTCACCCCCGACCCGGCGCTCTTCGGCGACCTCAAGGTGCTGCTGGGGGCGTCCTGTCTGGCCGGGTGA
- a CDS encoding DsbA family protein, with protein MSNRNSHQNKQAARERLRAERERQAKRERTRRQLFVGGAVVAVLAIAGGIGYAVTNMHSDDANKKWRAAAEKEAFKKPAHTSGSQGTTVVIGDEKAKNTLHVYEDMRCPVCAQFEEYTGKTVLKDIKDGTYKAQFTMGTFLDDNKQAPGAGSKNALSALGAALNVSPQAFLDYKAALYAPKNHPAETDDAFASDQKLIDIAQQVKELKGNTAFEKAVKNGTYDRWALAMSKSFDDTKDITGTPSFKLNGKKLEVNGNPPMTPDQFTPLIENGLKK; from the coding sequence ATGAGCAACCGCAACAGCCACCAGAACAAGCAGGCCGCGCGCGAACGGCTGCGCGCCGAGCGTGAGCGCCAGGCCAAGCGGGAGCGGACGCGGCGCCAGCTGTTCGTCGGCGGCGCGGTCGTCGCGGTCCTGGCGATAGCCGGCGGCATCGGCTACGCCGTCACCAACATGCACTCGGACGACGCCAACAAGAAGTGGCGGGCGGCGGCCGAGAAGGAGGCGTTCAAGAAGCCCGCCCACACCAGCGGCTCCCAGGGCACGACGGTCGTCATCGGCGACGAGAAGGCCAAGAACACCCTGCACGTCTACGAGGACATGCGCTGCCCGGTCTGTGCCCAGTTCGAGGAGTACACCGGTAAGACCGTGCTCAAGGACATCAAGGACGGCACCTACAAGGCGCAGTTCACGATGGGCACCTTCCTCGACGACAACAAGCAGGCGCCCGGCGCCGGCTCGAAGAACGCCCTGAGCGCGCTCGGCGCGGCCCTCAACGTCAGCCCGCAGGCGTTCCTGGACTACAAGGCGGCGCTGTACGCCCCGAAGAACCACCCCGCCGAGACCGACGACGCCTTCGCCAGCGACCAGAAGCTGATCGACATCGCCCAGCAGGTCAAGGAGCTGAAGGGCAACACGGCCTTCGAGAAGGCCGTGAAGAACGGCACTTACGACCGGTGGGCGCTGGCCATGTCCAAGTCGTTCGACGACACCAAGGACATCACCGGCACCCCGTCCTTCAAGCTCAACGGGAAGAAGCTGGAGGTCAACGGCAACCCGCCGATGACCCCGGACCAGTTCACCCCGCTCATCGAGAACGGGCTCAAGAAGTAA
- a CDS encoding dienelactone hydrolase family protein has product MTAVAGTSTIVLFHSAYGLRPAVREAADRLRAAGHEVVVPDLYEGQTADTVEDGMVIKERIGRDELLKRAVTAAAPYSDRGLVYAGFSLGGSLAQNLALADDKARGLLLLHGTSDIADDAAADELPVQLHVADPDPFEPHDWLNAWYLRMRRAGADVEVFRYAGAGHIFTDPELPDYDKEAAEAAWRVALGFLADL; this is encoded by the coding sequence GTGACAGCGGTGGCCGGTACCTCGACGATTGTTCTGTTCCACTCCGCGTACGGACTGCGGCCCGCCGTGCGGGAGGCGGCCGACCGGCTGCGCGCGGCCGGGCATGAGGTGGTCGTGCCCGACCTCTATGAGGGGCAGACCGCCGACACCGTCGAGGACGGCATGGTGATCAAGGAGCGGATCGGCCGCGACGAGCTGCTGAAGCGGGCCGTCACCGCCGCCGCGCCCTACTCGGACCGCGGGCTGGTCTACGCCGGTTTCTCGCTCGGTGGCTCCCTCGCGCAGAACCTGGCGCTGGCCGACGACAAGGCGCGCGGACTGCTTCTGCTGCACGGCACCTCGGACATCGCCGACGACGCGGCGGCCGACGAGCTGCCGGTGCAGCTGCACGTGGCCGACCCCGACCCGTTCGAGCCGCACGACTGGCTCAACGCCTGGTATCTGCGGATGCGGCGGGCGGGCGCCGATGTGGAGGTCTTCCGCTATGCCGGGGCCGGGCACATCTTCACCGACCCCGAGCTGCCGGACTACGACAAGGAGGCCGCCGAGGCCGCCTGGCGGGTGGCGCTCGGCTTCCTGGCCGACCTCTGA